Proteins encoded by one window of Vitis riparia cultivar Riparia Gloire de Montpellier isolate 1030 chromosome 11, EGFV_Vit.rip_1.0, whole genome shotgun sequence:
- the LOC117924663 gene encoding 2-alkenal reductase (NADP(+)-dependent)-like, translating to MGMEVINKYVTIKTHIDGAPQDSDFELKTAALRLWAEPGSNDVIVKNLHVSIDPYQLNRMKSYSSSHRAINFAVPISPGMDIDAYGVGRVVASGHPEFEEDDLVVGLISWGEYSVVKGGNMLRKLDPMGFPLSNHVGILGFSGLAAHGGFFQVCKPKKGEKVFVSAASGSVGNLVGQYAKLFGCYVVGCAGSKQKVNLLKEKLGFDDAFNYKEETDLKSTLKRYFPDGIDIYFDNVGAEMLEAAVANMNIFGRVAVCGVISQYTDSGKRAAPDMLDIVYKRITIQGFLAADLMNGYTDFISTTQDYLNDGKIQVIEDISQGVESIPSAFVGLFRGDNVGKKIVKIADE from the exons atgggaatggaagtgatCAACAAGTATGTGACCATAAAAACCCACATAGATGGTGCACCACAAGACTCTGATTTCGAGCTCAAGACTGCAGCTCTTCGCCTGTGGGCTGAGCCGGGTTCCAACGATGTCATTGTGAAGAACCTCCATGTATCCATAGATCCATACCAGCTAAACCGCATGAAGAGTTATAGCTCCTCGCATAGGGCGATAAATTTTGCAGTGCCGATTAGTCCTGGCATG GATATTGATGCTTATGGGGTGGGGAGAGTTGTGGCTTCTGGCCACCCGGAATTTGAAGAAGATGATTTGGTGGTGGGGCTCATCAGCTGGGGAGAGTATAGTGTTGTGAAAGGAGGCAACATGTTGAGGAAGTTGGATCCCATGGGATTTCCCTTATCCAACCATGTTGGAATTCTAG GATTCAGTGGGTTGGCAGCCCATGGTGGATTTTTCCAGGTATGCAAGCCCAAGAAAGGAGAGAAAGTGTTTGTTTCTGCTGCTTCTGGGTCAGTTGGAAATTTGGTGGGGCAATATGCAAAGCTGTTTGGATGCTATGTTGTTGGATGTGCTGGAAGCAAACAAAAG GTCAATTTGCTCAAAGAGAAGCTTGGTTTTGATGATGCATTCAACTATAAGGAAGAAACTGATCTGAAGTCAACTCTCAAAAG GTACTTTCCTGATGGgattgatatatattttgacAATGTGGGAGCTGAGATGCTAGAAGCAGCAGTTGCCAATATGAACATCTTTGGTAGAGTTGCCGTTTGTGGAGTAATCTCCCAGTATACAGACAGTGGAAAGCGAGCTGCACCAGACATGCTAGACATTGTGTACAAGAGAATCACAATTCAAGGATTCTTAGCTGCTGATCTGATGAATGGGTACACGGATTTCATTTCCACGACACAAGATTACCTAAATGACGGCAAAATTCAAGTGATTGAAGACATTTCACAGGGCGTGGAGAGTATTCCATCTGCTTTCGTAGGGCTGTTTCGTGGTGATAATGTTGGGAAAAAGATTGTAAAAATTGCAGATGAATGA
- the LOC117924793 gene encoding pentatricopeptide repeat-containing protein ELI1, chloroplastic-like — translation MLNYGLLANNYTFPPLIKACTTLGSSSKLIGCLVHAHVVTFGFDEDPFVVSALIEFYSLNFDMGTARTLFDRIPNRDVVLWTAMIDGYGKIGDVENARILFEDMPERNAISWSAVMATYSRVGDFKEVLCLFRRMQEAGTKPNESVLVSVLTACAHLGALAQGLWVHSYAKQCNFDSNPILATALVDMYSKCGCVESALSTFQGIPNKDAGAWNAMISGVAMNGDAWKSLELFNKMISNGTQPTETTFVAVLTACTHARLVKEGHKLFEQMSNNYGVEPQLEHYACLVDLMARAGMLAEAEKFIEEKMGGLGRGDANVWGALLGACRTYGNIEVGNRVWKKLADMGVADCGTHVLSYNLYREAGWDMEAKRVRRLISEAGMKKKPGCSIIEVDGTVKEFLAGDLSHSQAPQICKTLDSLFNIGLLESYNGA, via the coding sequence ATGTTAAATTATGGCCTCTTAGCCAACAACTACACTTTTCCACCATTGATTAAGGCCTGTACGACTCTTGGATCGTCTTCAAAGTTGATTGGTTGCTTGGTTCATGCCCATGTTGTTACGTTTGGATTTGATGAAGACCCTTTTGTTGTTAGCGCGCTTATTGAATTTTACTCCTTGAATTTTGACATGGGCACTGCTCGAACATTGTTTGATAGAATTCCCAATAGGGACGTGGTTTTGTGGACTGCAATGATTGATGGGTATGGGAAGATAGGGGATGTTGAGAATGCAAGAATCTTATTTGAAGATATGCCTGAGAGAAATGCAATATCCTGGAGTGCAGTAATGGCAACTTACTCAAGGGTCGGCGACTTCAAAGAGGTGCTTTGCCTATTTAGGCGGATGCAAGAGGCAGGCACAAAGCCGAATGAGTCTGTTCTAGTGAGTGTTCTTACTGCCTGTGCTCATCTTGGTGCACTCGCACAGGGACTGTGGGTTCACTCCTATGCTAAGCAATGTAATTTTGATTCAAATCCAATATTGGCTACCGCATTAGTTGACATGTACTCAAAATGTGGTTGTGTAGAGTCAGCTTTATCAACTTTTCAGGGTATTCCCAACAAAGATGCTGGAGCATGGAATGCTATGATATCTGGGGTTGCAATGAATGGAGACGCATGGAAATCACTTGAACTCTTCAATAAAATGATCTCAAATGGGACTCAACCCACAGAGACCACATTTGTTGCTGTCCTAACTGCTTGTACTCATGCAAGGTTGGTTAAAGAAGGCCATAAATTGTTTGAGCAAATGAGTAATAACTATGGGGttgagcctcagcttgagcaTTACGCTTGTCTGGTTGACCTTATGGCCAGAGCAGGTATGTTAGCAGAAGCTGAGAAGTTTATAGAAGAGAAGATGGGTGGACTTGGTAGAGGGGATGCTAATGTGTGGGGAGCTCTGCTGGGTGCTTGTAGAACTTATGGAAATATTGAGGTTGGGAACAGGGTTTGGAAAAAGCTTGCTGACATGGGGGTGGCTGATTGTGGTACTCATGTGCTTTCATATAATCTCTATAGGGAAGCTGGCTGGGATATGGAAGCGAAGAGAGTCAGGAGATTGATCTCAGAGGCTGGAATGAAGAAGAAACCTGGTTGCAGCATAATAGAGGTTGATGGTACAGTCAAAGAGTTCCTTGCAGGCGATCTTTCTCATTCACAAGCACCACAAATATGTAAGACACTTGATTCCTTGTTCAATATTGGGCTTTTGGAGAGTTACAATGGTGCATAA